The Deltaproteobacteria bacterium genome window below encodes:
- a CDS encoding ABC transporter substrate-binding protein, translating to MSRLKLNFACGSYDLLRPLWEKVVEPAGIDLNVMTMPSPERHGRMLRHEEFDACELSLVGYLVAHDQGRDFTAIPAFPHRRFRHSYMVKRSGCGIEQPADLNGKRVGLDTLQNSAGLWMRGILQDYYGLDLRTVEWWCQEEEDVPLEPASWMKIHRVPEGRDIDEMLCAGDLEGSLYPEVLPSIRAGSDKVALLFPDPRQAEVDYYRQSGIFPIMHTVVVKDEILERNPWVAVSLLQALQRAKQVCYERMRDPRSLALVWAKEELQQQHEIFGPDPWPYNLEDNRPALEAAVRYEFEQGMIKSKPAIEELFFPPSLQEIQHYV from the coding sequence ATGTCCCGGTTGAAGCTGAATTTCGCTTGCGGCAGCTATGATCTCTTGCGCCCGCTGTGGGAGAAGGTGGTGGAGCCCGCGGGCATCGACCTCAACGTGATGACCATGCCGTCGCCGGAACGCCACGGGCGCATGCTGCGCCACGAGGAGTTCGACGCGTGCGAGTTGTCCCTGGTGGGGTACCTCGTGGCCCACGACCAAGGGCGTGATTTCACCGCCATTCCGGCGTTTCCGCACCGGCGCTTCCGCCACAGCTACATGGTCAAGCGCAGCGGCTGCGGCATCGAGCAACCCGCGGACCTGAACGGCAAGCGGGTGGGCCTGGACACGCTGCAGAACTCCGCCGGCCTGTGGATGCGCGGCATCCTGCAGGACTACTACGGCCTCGACCTCCGCACCGTGGAGTGGTGGTGCCAGGAGGAGGAGGACGTCCCCCTGGAGCCGGCATCGTGGATGAAGATCCACCGGGTGCCGGAAGGCCGCGACATCGACGAGATGCTGTGCGCCGGCGACCTGGAAGGGTCGCTTTACCCCGAGGTGCTGCCGTCCATCCGGGCGGGCTCGGACAAGGTGGCGTTGCTCTTCCCGGACCCCAGGCAGGCCGAGGTGGACTACTACCGCCAGAGCGGCATCTTTCCGATCATGCACACGGTGGTGGTCAAGGACGAGATCCTGGAACGCAACCCCTGGGTGGCGGTGAGCCTGCTCCAGGCCCTGCAGCGCGCCAAGCAGGTCTGTTACGAGCGCATGCGCGACCCTCGGAGCCTGGCGTTGGTATGGGCCAAGGAAGAGCTACAGCAGCAGCACGAGATCTTCGGCCCGGATCCCTGGCCGTACAATCTCGAAGACAACCGCCCCGCGCTCGAAGCCGCGGTCCGGTACGAGTTCGAGCAAGGCATGATCAAGAGCAAGCCCGCCATCGAAGAGCTGTTTTTTCCGCCCTCCCTGCAGGAAATCCAGCATTACGTTTGA
- a CDS encoding O-antigen ligase family protein — translation MARRARQGRNVKGPAPPAVAATRWPERALERGALALLGLVMLTPLAVLPDVVFSSTVAKAVYARSLIAAALALWAVLAALRPERRSPPGLLLLFAATVATGALSAAFGASLQRSLWSEYPRMGGLVDAAHWVALAFLLAALLRTARQWRMWLNLYLAVGCAVALLSVARFHAPETFGLAGLYEMRYPRISLTLGNPLFLGAYMQAVALVASGFLARSFLGAPARALPRAFWGATAALAAWALALSGSLGAFAGLGAGAAGAAAFYGFLGPSPNARRAGRAALGLGLAGAVLLAALAVRSPAGRDAAAGAEAGAPASGIVLLDRLTSTATIGSTLRRRLENWRAGLLAFAERPLLGWGPENYMVAAARHDRTGGEHNRAKDRAHNLAVGKAATEGLTGLAVWLALWAATAAAAWRAATRLAPADAALAAFAAAALLGWFVQGMTAFYDAVSWLTHAVLVAFLAHAAAARPPEDASREAALRVAAGKRPAWTARALRLAARPWVRGLLCAGAVALAAGSIRANHAIHAGAAALYRAEYAGPFMTEIERSIRAFAPMATYPRALLFENVAANWAVIHGHDPDLAGRLIARAQAEAFRALDAEPENWQLHHALAKMYTAVAATLPAHESSARFFRQRSRLLAPYQDPLMPGKPRHEPPRGRR, via the coding sequence ATGGCACGGCGGGCTCGGCAGGGCCGGAACGTGAAGGGCCCGGCGCCACCCGCCGTCGCGGCCACGCGGTGGCCGGAACGCGCCCTGGAACGGGGCGCGCTGGCGCTCCTCGGCCTGGTGATGCTGACGCCGCTGGCGGTGCTGCCGGACGTCGTGTTCTCGTCCACCGTGGCCAAGGCGGTGTACGCGCGCTCGCTGATCGCGGCGGCGCTGGCGCTGTGGGCGGTGCTGGCGGCGCTGCGCCCGGAGCGGCGCTCCCCGCCCGGCCTTCTCCTCCTGTTCGCCGCCACCGTGGCCACCGGCGCACTGTCGGCGGCCTTCGGCGCGAGCCTCCAGCGCAGCCTGTGGTCCGAGTACCCGCGCATGGGCGGACTGGTCGACGCCGCCCACTGGGTGGCCCTGGCCTTCCTGCTGGCGGCGCTGCTGCGCACGGCGCGACAGTGGCGGATGTGGCTGAACCTCTACCTGGCGGTGGGGTGCGCGGTCGCCCTCCTGTCGGTGGCGCGGTTCCACGCGCCGGAGACCTTCGGGCTGGCGGGGTTGTACGAGATGCGCTACCCGCGCATCTCCCTGACACTGGGCAACCCGCTCTTCCTGGGTGCCTACATGCAGGCGGTGGCGCTGGTGGCGTCGGGCTTCCTGGCGCGCTCGTTCCTCGGCGCGCCGGCCCGGGCGCTCCCGCGCGCGTTCTGGGGCGCCACCGCGGCCCTCGCGGCCTGGGCGCTGGCGCTGTCGGGGTCCCTGGGCGCCTTCGCCGGCCTGGGGGCGGGCGCCGCCGGCGCCGCGGCGTTCTATGGCTTCCTGGGGCCGTCGCCCAACGCCCGCCGGGCCGGACGCGCCGCCCTCGGACTCGGCCTGGCGGGGGCGGTGCTGCTGGCGGCGCTCGCGGTGCGCAGCCCGGCCGGGCGGGACGCCGCGGCGGGGGCGGAGGCCGGCGCGCCGGCGTCCGGCATCGTCCTGCTCGACCGCCTCACCAGCACGGCCACGATCGGCTCCACCCTCCGCCGCCGGCTGGAGAACTGGCGCGCGGGCCTGCTCGCGTTCGCCGAGCGCCCGCTCCTCGGCTGGGGCCCGGAGAACTACATGGTGGCCGCGGCCCGGCACGACCGCACCGGCGGAGAGCACAACCGGGCCAAGGACCGAGCCCACAACCTGGCGGTGGGCAAGGCCGCCACCGAGGGCCTGACCGGCCTCGCCGTCTGGCTTGCCCTCTGGGCCGCCACGGCCGCCGCGGCATGGCGCGCGGCCACGCGGCTTGCGCCCGCCGACGCGGCGCTGGCGGCATTTGCCGCGGCCGCCCTGCTGGGCTGGTTCGTCCAGGGGATGACCGCGTTCTACGACGCCGTGAGCTGGCTGACCCACGCCGTGCTGGTGGCGTTTCTTGCCCACGCCGCCGCGGCCCGGCCTCCGGAGGACGCGTCAAGAGAGGCCGCGCTCCGGGTCGCGGCCGGGAAGCGCCCGGCGTGGACCGCCCGGGCGCTGCGCCTCGCGGCCCGGCCGTGGGTGCGCGGCCTGCTCTGCGCCGGCGCCGTCGCGTTGGCGGCGGGCTCGATCCGGGCCAACCACGCCATCCACGCCGGCGCCGCGGCGCTCTACCGCGCCGAGTACGCCGGCCCCTTCATGACCGAAATCGAGCGCTCGATCCGCGCGTTCGCACCCATGGCGACCTATCCACGCGCCCTGCTGTTCGAGAACGTCGCGGCCAACTGGGCGGTGATCCACGGTCACGACCCGGACCTGGCCGGGCGCCTCATCGCCCGGGCCCAGGCCGAGGCATTCCGTGCCCTGGACGCGGAACCCGAGAACTGGCAGCTCCACCATGCGCTCGCGAAAATGTACACCGCCGTGGCGGCCACCCTCCCCGCCCACGAGTCCTCGGCGCGCTTTTTTCGCCAACGCTCGCGCCTGCTCGCGCCCTACCAGGACCCGCTGATGCCGGGCAAGCCCCGTCACGAGCCTCCCCGTGGGCGGCGGTGA
- a CDS encoding ABC transporter substrate-binding protein: MLNLTLACGHYDRTEALRDGRVRPDGIQLNCLTLKVEETFWRMMQYREFDVAETSLGGYVVRRGRGLDDLVAIPVFPSRFFRQSCIFVHGGSGINTPQDLGGKRIGVPEYQMTAAVWARGILADDYGVRAADVEWIQGGLEDPGRLPFEPVEPAGIRLGFAPSDRSLAQMLADGDIQALITARTPSTFDPATGRVRRLFQEPWKVERDYFNRTGIFPIMHTVSIRREILDEHPWVAATLMKAFSEAKDLAMEDLTQTSALPLTLPFLTEHAYETIAAMGEDFWPYGLETNRKTLETFVRYMHEQGMIERPMPIEELFAPSTHRTFRI, encoded by the coding sequence ATGCTGAACCTGACTCTGGCGTGCGGCCACTATGACCGGACCGAGGCTTTGCGGGACGGACGCGTGCGGCCCGACGGCATTCAGCTCAACTGCCTCACGCTCAAGGTGGAAGAGACCTTCTGGCGCATGATGCAGTACCGCGAGTTCGACGTGGCCGAGACCTCCCTCGGCGGCTACGTGGTGCGCCGCGGACGTGGGCTCGACGACCTCGTGGCCATTCCCGTGTTTCCGTCGCGGTTCTTTCGGCAGTCCTGCATCTTCGTGCACGGCGGCTCCGGTATCAACACGCCGCAGGACCTCGGCGGCAAGCGCATCGGCGTTCCCGAGTACCAGATGACCGCCGCGGTGTGGGCCCGGGGCATCCTCGCGGACGACTACGGTGTACGCGCGGCGGACGTGGAGTGGATCCAGGGTGGGCTCGAAGACCCGGGGCGCCTGCCCTTCGAGCCGGTGGAGCCGGCGGGCATCCGGCTGGGCTTCGCGCCGTCCGACCGTTCGCTCGCGCAAATGCTCGCCGACGGCGACATCCAGGCGCTGATCACGGCCCGCACGCCGTCCACCTTCGATCCCGCCACCGGGCGGGTGCGGCGCCTGTTCCAGGAACCGTGGAAGGTGGAGCGGGACTACTTCAACCGCACCGGCATCTTCCCCATCATGCACACCGTGTCCATCCGGCGCGAGATCCTCGACGAACATCCCTGGGTCGCCGCCACCCTCATGAAAGCCTTCTCCGAGGCCAAGGATCTGGCCATGGAAGACTTGACCCAGACCAGCGCCCTGCCGCTGACACTGCCGTTTCTGACCGAGCACGCCTACGAAACGATAGCGGCCATGGGCGAGGACTTCTGGCCCTATGGACTGGAGACCAACCGCAAAACCCTTGAGACATTCGTGCGTTACATGCACGAGCAAGGCATGATCGAGCGCCCCATGCCCATCGAGGAGTTGTTCGCCCCGAGCACCCACCGGACCTTCCGGATCTGA
- a CDS encoding nucleotidyltransferase family protein: MIVAVVLSAGASSRMGRPKALLPVDGVPFIERIVRALERTEVERTLVVLGHNAEAMREAIAYLGVDTVVNPDYARGQLSSLHTAIRALDGEPVEAILVHLVDHPFIESRLVDRMIERFRAEQKLIVVPRFNGRRGHPVLFSSRLFPEFMAASLDTGAKPVVRGHPEETLELDTDEAGILVDIDTPEEYRKHVKD; this comes from the coding sequence ATGATTGTCGCCGTCGTTCTGTCCGCGGGCGCCTCCAGCCGCATGGGAAGGCCCAAGGCCCTCCTGCCGGTGGACGGGGTGCCGTTCATCGAGCGCATCGTGCGCGCGCTGGAGCGCACCGAGGTGGAGCGTACCCTGGTGGTGCTGGGCCACAACGCCGAGGCCATGCGCGAAGCCATTGCCTATCTCGGCGTGGACACCGTGGTGAATCCCGACTACGCGCGCGGGCAGCTCTCCTCGCTGCACACCGCCATCCGGGCATTGGACGGCGAGCCGGTGGAAGCGATCCTGGTCCACTTGGTGGACCACCCGTTCATCGAGAGCCGCCTGGTGGACCGCATGATCGAACGCTTCCGCGCGGAACAGAAGCTCATCGTCGTGCCGCGCTTCAACGGCCGGCGCGGCCATCCGGTGCTCTTCTCCAGCAGGCTGTTCCCGGAGTTCATGGCGGCCTCGCTCGACACCGGCGCCAAGCCGGTGGTGCGCGGGCATCCCGAGGAGACTCTCGAACTGGACACCGACGAGGCCGGGATCCTCGTGGACATCGACACGCCCGAGGAATACCGGAAGCACGTCAAGGACTGA
- a CDS encoding NAD(P)-dependent oxidoreductase: MAQKSILVTGGTGLVGAYVVGMLQERGERPVIFDVAVNERLLRAVGVDPASVETVRGDILDLPQLVSAIRDYDVGQVIHLAAFLGEEVQRRPYTGVRLNLMGTVNVLEAVRLEGVPRMTFPSSGTVYLGSMGEGLPTVDETIPINPPSVYAATKGGCEFLGNAYAKMYGFEFVCIRYVGGLYGPSPTTMKATREQAIQDMIRAALKREDAVINWPYGPTEILYGKDAATATVLAALKPEHKDRLFHIGCSGMVTGDDILAAVKKQFPESRVALQKGSDPMAYPANRALTDLSRAAEQLGFEAEYTLDKSIADYAETMRKLEGL; this comes from the coding sequence ATGGCGCAGAAGAGCATTCTGGTGACCGGGGGGACCGGTCTGGTGGGCGCGTACGTGGTGGGGATGCTGCAGGAGCGGGGCGAGCGTCCGGTGATCTTCGACGTGGCGGTCAACGAGCGGCTGCTCAGGGCCGTGGGCGTCGATCCCGCGTCCGTGGAGACCGTGCGCGGCGACATCCTGGACCTGCCGCAGCTCGTGAGCGCGATACGCGACTACGACGTCGGCCAGGTCATCCACCTGGCCGCGTTTCTCGGCGAGGAGGTGCAGCGTCGCCCCTACACGGGTGTGCGCCTGAACCTGATGGGCACCGTCAACGTGCTCGAGGCGGTGCGCCTGGAAGGCGTGCCGCGGATGACCTTTCCCAGCTCTGGAACCGTCTATCTGGGCTCGATGGGGGAGGGGCTGCCGACCGTCGACGAGACCATTCCCATCAACCCGCCGTCGGTCTACGCCGCCACCAAGGGCGGCTGCGAGTTTCTCGGCAACGCCTACGCCAAGATGTACGGCTTCGAGTTCGTGTGCATCCGCTACGTGGGGGGCCTGTACGGTCCGTCGCCCACGACCATGAAGGCGACCCGCGAGCAGGCGATTCAGGACATGATCCGCGCCGCGTTGAAGCGGGAGGACGCGGTCATCAACTGGCCCTACGGACCCACGGAAATCCTCTACGGCAAGGACGCGGCCACCGCCACCGTTCTGGCCGCGTTGAAGCCGGAGCATAAGGACCGGCTCTTCCACATCGGCTGCAGCGGCATGGTCACGGGCGACGACATCCTGGCGGCGGTGAAGAAGCAGTTCCCCGAGTCCCGCGTCGCTCTGCAAAAGGGCAGCGATCCGATGGCGTATCCGGCGAACCGGGCCCTGACGGACCTGTCGCGCGCGGCGGAACAACTCGGCTTCGAGGCCGAATACACCCTCGACAAGTCCATCGCGGACTATGCCGAGACCATGAGGAAGCTTGAGGGGCTCTAG